Proteins encoded within one genomic window of Pongo pygmaeus isolate AG05252 chromosome 6, NHGRI_mPonPyg2-v2.0_pri, whole genome shotgun sequence:
- the ABCB8 gene encoding mitochondrial potassium channel ATP-binding subunit isoform X2: MRVKLLLPASAVFPPQHAGAFISGRDSGWPIPRQAATAPPLPDILSCQLALGAALVNVQIPLLLGQLVEIVAKYTRDHVGSFMTESQNLSTHLLILYGVQGLLTFGYLVLLSHVGERMAVDMRRALFSSLLRQDIAFFDANKTGQLVSRLTTDVQEFKSSFKLVISQGLRSCTQVAGCLVSLSMLSTRLTLLLMLATPALMGVGTLMGSGLRKLSRQCQEQIARAMGVADEALGNVRTVRAFAMEQREEERYGAELEACRCRAEELGRGIALFQGLSNIAFNCMVLGTLFIGGSLVAGQQLTGGDLMSFLVASQTVQRSMANLSVLFGQVVRGLSAGARVFEYMALNPCIPLSGGCCVPKEQLRGSVTFQNVCFSYPCRPGFEVLKDFTLTLPPGKIVALVGQSGGGKTTVASLLERFYDPTAGVVMLDGRDLRTLDPSWLRGQVVGFISQEPVLFGTTIMENIRFGKLEASDEEVYAAAREANAHEFITSFPEGYNTIVGERGTTLSGGQKQRLAIARALIKQPTVLILDEATSALDAESERVVQEALDRASAGRTVLVIAHRLSTVRGAHRIVVMADGRVWEAGTHEELLKKGGLYAELIRRQALDAPRTAAPLPKKPEGPRNHQHKS; this comes from the exons CTGGCCTTGGGTGCGGCACTAGTGAATGTACAGATCCCCCTGCTCCTGGGCCAGCTGGTAGAGATCGTGGCCAAGTACACGAGGGACCACGTGGGGAGTTTCATGACTGAGTCCCAGAATCTCAGCACCCACCTGCTTATCCTCTATGGTGTCCAG GGACTCCTGACCTTCGGGTACCTGGTGCTGCTGTCCCATGTTGGCGAGCGCATGGCTGTGGACATGCGGAGGGCCCTCTTCAGCTCCCTGCTTCG ACAAGACATCGCCTTCTTTGATGCCAATAAGACAGGGCAGCTGGTGAGCCGCTTGACAACTGACGTGCAGGAGTTTAAGTCATCCTTCAAGCTTGTCATCTCCCAG GGGCTGCGAAGCTGCACCCAGGTGGCAGGCTGCCTGGTGTCCCTGTCCATGCTGTCTACACGCCTCACGCTGCTGCTGATGCTGGCCACACCGGCCCTGATGGGAGTGGGCACCCTGATGGGCTCAGGCCTCCGAAAATTGTCTCGCCAGTGTCAGGAGCAG ATCGCCAGGGCAATGGGCGTAGCAGACGAGGCCCTGGGCAACGTTCGGACTGTGCGTGCCTTCGCCATGGAGCAGCGGGAAGAGGA GCGCTACGGAGCAGAGCTGGAAGCATGCCGCTGCCGGGCAGAGGAGCTGGGCCGCGGCATCGCCTTGTTCCAAGGGCTTTCCAACATCGCCTTCAACT GCATGGTCTTGGGTACCCTATTTATTGGGGGCTCCCTTGTGGCCGGACAGCAGCTGACAGGGGGAGACCTCATGTCCTTCCTGGTGGCCTCCCAGACAGTACAAAG GTCCATGGCCAACCTCTCTGTCCTGTTTGGTCAG GTGGTCCGGGGGCTGAGTGCAGGCGCCCGGGTCTTTGAGTACATGGCCCTGAACCCCTGCATCCCGCTGTCTGGGGGCTGCTGTGTCCCCAAAGAGCAGCTGCGTGGCTCCGTTACATTTCAGAACGTCTGCTTCAG CTACCCCTGCCGCCCCGGCTTCGAGGTGCTGAAAGACTTCACCCTGACGCTGCCCCCTGGCAAGATCGTAGCCCTCGTGGGCCAGTCTGGGGGAG GAAAGACCACCGTGGCTTCCCTGCTGGAGCGCTTCTACGACCCCACGGCAGGCGTGGTGATGCTGGACGGGCGGGACCTGCGCACCCTTGACCCCTCCTGGCTCCGGGGCCAGGTTGTCGGCTTCATCAGCCAG GAGCCCGTCCTGTTTGGGACGACCATCATGGAAAACATCCGCTTTGGGAAGCTGGAAGCTTCCGATGAAGAGGTGTACGCAGCCGCCCGGGAAGCCAATGCTCACGAGTTCATCACCAGCTTCCCCGAGGGCTACAACACCATCGTCG GTGAACGGGGCACTACCCTGTCTGGGGGCCAGAAGCAGCGCCTGGCCATCGCCCGAGCTCTTATCAAGCAGCCCACAGTGCTGATACTGGATGAAGCCACCAGCGCGCTGGACGCAGAGTCCGAGCGGGTCGTACAGGAGGCCCTGGACCGGGCCAGTGCAGGCCGCACGGTGCTGGTAATTGCCCACCGGCTCAGCACTGTCCGTGGGGCCCACCGCATCGTCGTCATGGCCGATGGCCGTGTCTGGGAG GCTGGGACACatgaagagctcctgaagaaaggcGGGCTGTACGCCGAGCTCATCCGCAGGCAGGCCCTGGATGCCCCGAGGACAGCGGCCCCACTGCCCAAAAAGCCAGAAGGCCCCAGGAACCACCAGCACAAGTCCTGA
- the ASIC3 gene encoding acid-sensing ion channel 3, producing MKPTSGPEEARRPASDIRVFASNCSMHGLGHVFGPGSLSLRRGMWAAAVVLSVATFLYQVAERVRYYREFHHQTALDERESHRLVFPAVTLCNINPLRRSRLTPNDLHWAGSALLGLDPAEHAAFLRTLGRPPTPPGFMPSPTFDMAQLYARAGHSLDDMLLDCRFRGQPCGPENFTTIFTRMGKCYTFNSGADGAELLTTTRGGMGNGLDIMLDVQQEEYLPVWRDNEETLFEVGIRVQIHSQEEPPIIDQLGLGVSPGYQTFVSCQQQQLSFLPPPWGDCSSASLNPNYEPEPSDPLGSPSPSPSPPYTLMGCRLACETRYVARKCGCRMVYMPGDAPVCSPQQYKNCAHPAIDAMLRKDSCACPNPCASTRYAKELSMVRIPSRAAARFLARKLNRSEAYIAENVLALDIFFEALNYETVEQKKAYEMSELLGDIGGQMGLFIGASLLTILEILDYLCEVFRDKVLGYFWNRRHSQRHSSTNLLQEGLGSHRTQVPHLSLGPRPPTPPCAVTKTLSASHRTCYLVTQL from the exons ATGAAGCCCACCTCAGGCCCAGAGGAGGCCCGGCGGCCAGCCTCGGACATCCGCGTGTTCGCCAGCAACTGCTCGATGCACGGGCTGGGCCACGTCTTCGGGCCAGGCAGCCTGAGCCTGCGCCGGGGGATGTGGGCAGCGGCTGTGGTCTTGTCAGTGGCCACCTTCCTCTACCAGGTGGCTGAGAGGGTGCGCTACTACAGGGAGTTCCACCACCAGACTGCCCTGGATGAGCGAGAAAGCCACCGGCTCGTCTTCCCGGCTGTCACCCTGTGCAACATCAACCCGCTGCGCCGCTCGCGCCTAACGCCCAACGACCTGCACTGGGCTGGGTCTGCGCTGCTGGGCCTGGATCCCGCAGAGCACGCCGCCTTCCTGCGCACCCTGGGCAGGCCCCCTACACCGCCCGGCTTCATGCCCAGTCCCACCTTTGACATGGCGCAACTCTATGCCCGTGCTGGGCACTCCCTGGACGACATGCTGCTGGACTGTCGCTTCCGTGGCCAACCTTGTGGGCCTGAGAACTTCACCACG ATCTTCACCCGGATGGGAAAGTGCTACACATTTAACTCTGGCGCCGATGGGGCAGAGCTGCTCACCACTACTAGGGGTGGCATGGGCAATGGGCTGGACATCATGCTGGACGTGCAGCAGGAGGAATATCTACCTGTGTGGAGGGACAATG AGGAGACCCTGTTTGAGGTGGGGATCCGAGTGCAGATCCACAGCCAGGAGGAGCCGCCCATCATCGATCAGCTGGGCTTGGGGGTGTCCCCGGGCTACCAGACCTTTGTTTCTTGCCAGCAGCAGCAG CTGAGCTTCCTGCCACCGCCCTGGGGCGATTGCAGTTCAGCATCTCTGAACCCCAACTATGAGCCGGAGCCCTCTGATCCCCTgggctcccccagccccagccccagccctcccTATACCCTCATGGGGTGTCGCCTGGCCTGCGAAACCCGCTACGTGGCTCGGAAGTGCGGCTGCCGAATGGTGTACATGCCAG GCGACGCGCCAGTATGCAGCCCCCAGCAGTACAAGAACTGTGCACACCCGGCCATAG ATGCCATGCTTCGCAAGGACTCCTGCGCCTGCCCCAACCCGTGCGCCAGCACGCGCTACGCCAAGGAGCTCTCCATGGTGCGGATCCCGAGCCGCGCCGCCGCGCGCTTCCTGGCCCGGAAGCTCAACCGCAGCGAGGCCTACATCGC GGAGAACGTGCTGGCCCTGGACATCTTCTTTGAGGCCCTCAACTATGAGACCGTGGAGCAGAAGAAGGCCTATGAGATGTCGGAGCTGCTTG GTGACATTGGGGGCCAGATGGGGCTGTTCATCGGGGCCAGCCTGCTCACCATCCTCGAGATCCTAGACTACCTCTGTGAG GTGTTCCGAGACAAGGTCCTGGGATATTTTTGGAACCGACGGCACTCCCAAAGGCACTCCAGCACCAATCTG CTTCAGGAAGGGCTGGGCAGCCATCGAACCCAAgttccccacctcagcctgggccccAG ACCTCCCACCCCTCCCTGTGCCGTCACCAAGACTCTCTCCGCCTCCCACCGCACCTGCTACCTTGTCACACAGCTCTAG
- the CDK5 gene encoding cyclin-dependent kinase 5 codes for MQKYEKLEKIGEGTYGTVFKAKNRETHEIVALKRVRLDDDDEGVPSSALREICLLKELKHKNIVRLHDVLHSDKKLTLVFEFCDQDLKKYFDSCNGDLDPEIVKSFLFQLLKGLGFCHSRNVLHRDLKPQNLLINRNGELKLADFGLARAFGIPVRCYSAEVVTLWYRPPDVLFGAKLYSTSIDMWSAGCIFAELANAGRPLFPGNDVDDQLKRIFRLLGTPTEEQWPSMTKLPDYKPYPMYPATTSLVNVVPKLNATGRDLLQNLLKCNPVQRISAEEALQHPYFSDFCPP; via the exons ATGCAGAAATACGAGAAACTGGAAAAGATTggggaag GCACCTACGGAACAGTGTTCAAGGCCAAAAACCGGGAGACTCATGAGATCGTGGCTCTGAAACGGGTGAGGCTGGATGACGATGATGAG GGTGTGCCGAGTTCCGCCCTCCGGGAGATCTGCCTACTCAAGGAGCTGAAGCACAAGAACATCGTCAG GCTTCATGATGTCCTGCACAGCGACAAGAAGCTGACTTTGGTTTTTGAATTCTGTGACCAG GACCTGAAGAAGTATTTTGACAGTTGCAATGGTGACCTCGATCCTGAGATTGTAAAG tCATTCCTCTTCCAGCTACTAAAAGGCCTGGGATTCTGTCATAGCCGCAATGTGCTACACAGGGACCTGAAGCCCCAGAACCTGCTAATAAACAGG AACGGGGAGCTGAAATTGGCTGATTTCGGCCTGGCTCGAGCCTTTGGGATTCCCGTCCGCTGTTACTCAGCTGAG GTGGTCACACTGTGGTACCGCCCACCGGATGTCCTCTTTGGGGCCAAGCTGTACTCCACGTCCATTGACATGTGGTCAGCCGGCTGCATCTTTGCAG AGCTGGCCAATGCCGGGCGGCCTCTTTTTCCCGGCAATGATGTCGATGACCAGTTGAAGAGGATCTTCCG GCTGCTGGGGACGCCCACCGAGGAGCAGTGGCCCTCTATGACCAAGCTGCCAGACTATAAG CCCTACCCGATGTACCCGGCCACAACATCCCTGGTGAACGTCGTGCCCAAACTCAATGCCACAGGGAGGGACCTGCTGCAG AACCTTCTGAAGTGTAACCCTGTCCAGCGTATCTCAGCAGAAGAGGCCCTGCAGCACCCCTACTTCTCCGACTTCTGTCCGCCCTAG
- the ABCB8 gene encoding mitochondrial potassium channel ATP-binding subunit isoform X1, with translation MLVHLFRVGIRGGPFPGRLLPPLRFQTFSAVRYSDGYRSSSLFWAVAHLRSQLWAHLPRAPLAPRWSPSAWCWVGGALLGPMVLSKHPHLCLVALCEAEEATPASSTPHVVGSRFNWKLFWQFLRPHLLVLGVAVVLALGAALVNVQIPLLLGQLVEIVAKYTRDHVGSFMTESQNLSTHLLILYGVQGLLTFGYLVLLSHVGERMAVDMRRALFSSLLRQDIAFFDANKTGQLVSRLTTDVQEFKSSFKLVISQGLRSCTQVAGCLVSLSMLSTRLTLLLMLATPALMGVGTLMGSGLRKLSRQCQEQIARAMGVADEALGNVRTVRAFAMEQREEERYGAELEACRCRAEELGRGIALFQGLSNIAFNCMVLGTLFIGGSLVAGQQLTGGDLMSFLVASQTVQRSMANLSVLFGQVVRGLSAGARVFEYMALNPCIPLSGGCCVPKEQLRGSVTFQNVCFSYPCRPGFEVLKDFTLTLPPGKIVALVGQSGGGKTTVASLLERFYDPTAGVVMLDGRDLRTLDPSWLRGQVVGFISQEPVLFGTTIMENIRFGKLEASDEEVYAAAREANAHEFITSFPEGYNTIVGERGTTLSGGQKQRLAIARALIKQPTVLILDEATSALDAESERVVQEALDRASAGRTVLVIAHRLSTVRGAHRIVVMADGRVWEAGTHEELLKKGGLYAELIRRQALDAPRTAAPLPKKPEGPRNHQHKS, from the exons GTACTCTGATGGCTACCGCAGCTCCTCCCTCTTCTGGGCCGTGGCCCACCTACGGTCCCAGCTCTGGGCCCACCTCCCTCGAGCCCCCCTAGCTCCCAGATGGAGCCCGTCTGCCTGGTGCTGGGTTGGGGGAGCCCTGCTAGGCCCCATGGTACTGAGTAAGCATCCCCACCTCTGCCTTGTGGCCCTGTGTGAGGCAGAAGAGGCCACTCCTGCCAGCTCCACACCCCATGTCGTGGGGTCTCGCTTTAACTGGAAGCTCTTCTGGCAGTTTCTGCGCCCCCACCTGCTGGTCCTGGGGGTAGCCGTCGTG CTGGCCTTGGGTGCGGCACTAGTGAATGTACAGATCCCCCTGCTCCTGGGCCAGCTGGTAGAGATCGTGGCCAAGTACACGAGGGACCACGTGGGGAGTTTCATGACTGAGTCCCAGAATCTCAGCACCCACCTGCTTATCCTCTATGGTGTCCAG GGACTCCTGACCTTCGGGTACCTGGTGCTGCTGTCCCATGTTGGCGAGCGCATGGCTGTGGACATGCGGAGGGCCCTCTTCAGCTCCCTGCTTCG ACAAGACATCGCCTTCTTTGATGCCAATAAGACAGGGCAGCTGGTGAGCCGCTTGACAACTGACGTGCAGGAGTTTAAGTCATCCTTCAAGCTTGTCATCTCCCAG GGGCTGCGAAGCTGCACCCAGGTGGCAGGCTGCCTGGTGTCCCTGTCCATGCTGTCTACACGCCTCACGCTGCTGCTGATGCTGGCCACACCGGCCCTGATGGGAGTGGGCACCCTGATGGGCTCAGGCCTCCGAAAATTGTCTCGCCAGTGTCAGGAGCAG ATCGCCAGGGCAATGGGCGTAGCAGACGAGGCCCTGGGCAACGTTCGGACTGTGCGTGCCTTCGCCATGGAGCAGCGGGAAGAGGA GCGCTACGGAGCAGAGCTGGAAGCATGCCGCTGCCGGGCAGAGGAGCTGGGCCGCGGCATCGCCTTGTTCCAAGGGCTTTCCAACATCGCCTTCAACT GCATGGTCTTGGGTACCCTATTTATTGGGGGCTCCCTTGTGGCCGGACAGCAGCTGACAGGGGGAGACCTCATGTCCTTCCTGGTGGCCTCCCAGACAGTACAAAG GTCCATGGCCAACCTCTCTGTCCTGTTTGGTCAG GTGGTCCGGGGGCTGAGTGCAGGCGCCCGGGTCTTTGAGTACATGGCCCTGAACCCCTGCATCCCGCTGTCTGGGGGCTGCTGTGTCCCCAAAGAGCAGCTGCGTGGCTCCGTTACATTTCAGAACGTCTGCTTCAG CTACCCCTGCCGCCCCGGCTTCGAGGTGCTGAAAGACTTCACCCTGACGCTGCCCCCTGGCAAGATCGTAGCCCTCGTGGGCCAGTCTGGGGGAG GAAAGACCACCGTGGCTTCCCTGCTGGAGCGCTTCTACGACCCCACGGCAGGCGTGGTGATGCTGGACGGGCGGGACCTGCGCACCCTTGACCCCTCCTGGCTCCGGGGCCAGGTTGTCGGCTTCATCAGCCAG GAGCCCGTCCTGTTTGGGACGACCATCATGGAAAACATCCGCTTTGGGAAGCTGGAAGCTTCCGATGAAGAGGTGTACGCAGCCGCCCGGGAAGCCAATGCTCACGAGTTCATCACCAGCTTCCCCGAGGGCTACAACACCATCGTCG GTGAACGGGGCACTACCCTGTCTGGGGGCCAGAAGCAGCGCCTGGCCATCGCCCGAGCTCTTATCAAGCAGCCCACAGTGCTGATACTGGATGAAGCCACCAGCGCGCTGGACGCAGAGTCCGAGCGGGTCGTACAGGAGGCCCTGGACCGGGCCAGTGCAGGCCGCACGGTGCTGGTAATTGCCCACCGGCTCAGCACTGTCCGTGGGGCCCACCGCATCGTCGTCATGGCCGATGGCCGTGTCTGGGAG GCTGGGACACatgaagagctcctgaagaaaggcGGGCTGTACGCCGAGCTCATCCGCAGGCAGGCCCTGGATGCCCCGAGGACAGCGGCCCCACTGCCCAAAAAGCCAGAAGGCCCCAGGAACCACCAGCACAAGTCCTGA